In Polynucleobacter sp. AP-Ainpum-60-G11, one DNA window encodes the following:
- a CDS encoding phosphatidylserine decarboxylase, with amino-acid sequence MMYPHPIIAKEGWPYLALVGAVTLLVHYLGGIAWSWPLWVILIFVLQFFRDPQRIAAIGRDLVLSPADGRIVVVEKANDPYAGREALKISVFMNVFNVHSNRSAVNGLVKEIQYFPGKFVNADLDKASTENERNAVVIEANGQIVTLVQVAGLIARRILCYIHVGDRLKAGERYGFIRFGSRVDVYLPLTAEPLVSVGDKVFATNTALARVPGLD; translated from the coding sequence ATGATGTATCCGCACCCCATTATTGCGAAAGAAGGTTGGCCGTATTTGGCTTTAGTGGGGGCTGTCACTTTGCTAGTCCACTATCTAGGTGGTATTGCATGGTCGTGGCCTTTATGGGTAATTCTTATCTTTGTTCTGCAGTTCTTTCGTGATCCGCAGCGTATTGCTGCCATCGGTCGTGACCTAGTGTTATCACCAGCCGACGGTCGTATCGTTGTGGTGGAAAAAGCCAACGATCCTTATGCAGGTCGTGAGGCTTTAAAGATCAGTGTTTTCATGAACGTTTTCAATGTTCACTCCAACCGCAGCGCAGTTAATGGCTTGGTAAAAGAGATTCAATATTTCCCAGGTAAGTTTGTCAACGCCGATTTAGATAAGGCTTCTACTGAGAACGAGCGTAATGCGGTCGTCATAGAGGCCAATGGCCAAATCGTGACACTGGTTCAGGTTGCAGGACTTATTGCCCGTCGTATTCTTTGCTATATCCATGTTGGCGATAGACTCAAGGCGGGTGAGCGCTATGGCTTTATTCGCTTTGGCTCCCGCGTAGATGTATATTTACCTTTAACGGCAGAACCTTTGGTGAGCGTTGGCGATAAAGTCTTTGCTACAAACACCGCTTTAGCTCGCGTACCCGGCTTAGATTAA
- a CDS encoding acetolactate synthase 3 catalytic subunit, whose product MNTSSAEFLASKANQDTANSHSTANAPEMIGAEMLVQALHKEGVEYVWGYPGGSVLFIYDEIFKQDKFEHILVRHEQAAVHAADGYARATGKVGVALVTSGPGVTNAVTGIATAYTDSIPMVVISGNVPTYAIGEDAFQEADTVGITRPVVKHNFLVKDVKDLPLVIKKAFHIAQTGRPGPVLIDIPKDVSAAKGPFVYPDTLEMRSYNPVIKGHSGQIRKAVSLLQEAERPYIYTGGGVILADAAPELKEFADLLGYPVTNTLMGLGGFPGTSPQFLGMLGMHGTYEANMAMQHSDVLIAIGARFDDRVIGNTTHFASHPRKIIHIDIDPSVISKRVKVDVPIVGNLKEVLQEMTAQLKAAGPRKNDAKVAAWWEQINEWRKKDCLKYDEASQIVKPQYVVQKLWELTGGDAFICSDVGQHQMWAAQFYKFDKPRRWINSGGLGTMGVGLPYAMGIKKAFPDKDVFTITGEGSIQMCIQELSTCKQYDTPVKIVSLNNRYLGMVRQWQELTYNKRYSSSYMDSLPDFVKLAEAFGHVGMRIEKKCDVEGALKEAIRLKDRTVFMDFQTDPEENVWPMVQAGKGITEMLLGSEEL is encoded by the coding sequence ATGAATACAAGCAGCGCCGAATTTTTAGCTTCTAAAGCTAACCAAGACACAGCAAATTCCCATTCCACAGCGAATGCACCTGAAATGATTGGTGCAGAAATGTTGGTACAGGCTTTGCACAAAGAGGGTGTTGAATACGTTTGGGGTTACCCGGGCGGTTCTGTTCTCTTTATCTACGATGAAATCTTTAAGCAGGACAAGTTTGAACATATTCTTGTTCGCCATGAGCAAGCAGCAGTTCACGCGGCAGATGGCTATGCACGTGCAACCGGTAAGGTTGGCGTTGCTCTAGTCACATCAGGCCCAGGCGTAACCAATGCGGTTACCGGAATTGCCACTGCCTATACTGACTCCATTCCTATGGTGGTCATCAGCGGTAACGTGCCTACCTACGCAATCGGTGAAGATGCTTTCCAGGAAGCGGATACCGTTGGTATTACTCGCCCAGTAGTGAAGCACAACTTTTTGGTTAAGGATGTGAAAGATCTTCCTTTGGTGATTAAGAAGGCCTTCCATATTGCGCAGACAGGTCGTCCAGGTCCAGTATTGATTGATATCCCTAAGGATGTCTCTGCCGCCAAGGGACCATTTGTATATCCCGATACTTTGGAGATGCGTTCCTACAACCCAGTGATTAAGGGTCATAGCGGACAAATCCGCAAGGCAGTTTCTTTATTGCAAGAAGCGGAACGTCCATACATTTATACCGGTGGCGGCGTAATCTTGGCTGATGCTGCGCCCGAGTTAAAAGAGTTTGCAGATTTGCTAGGCTACCCAGTGACCAATACCTTGATGGGTCTTGGTGGCTTCCCTGGTACTAGCCCACAATTTTTGGGCATGCTCGGTATGCATGGTACTTACGAAGCCAACATGGCGATGCAGCACAGTGATGTGTTGATTGCAATTGGCGCGCGTTTTGATGACCGCGTGATTGGTAATACCACTCACTTTGCAAGTCATCCACGCAAGATCATTCACATTGATATTGATCCATCCGTGATTTCGAAGCGGGTGAAAGTAGATGTCCCTATCGTTGGCAATCTCAAAGAAGTGCTGCAAGAGATGACTGCTCAACTTAAGGCTGCAGGCCCACGTAAGAATGACGCGAAAGTTGCGGCATGGTGGGAGCAGATTAATGAGTGGCGTAAAAAAGATTGCTTGAAGTATGACGAAGCATCACAAATTGTTAAGCCGCAATACGTTGTTCAGAAATTGTGGGAACTGACTGGCGGTGACGCTTTCATTTGCTCTGACGTGGGTCAGCATCAGATGTGGGCTGCTCAGTTTTACAAGTTTGATAAGCCGCGTCGTTGGATTAACTCTGGTGGACTAGGCACTATGGGTGTTGGTTTGCCATATGCCATGGGTATTAAGAAAGCCTTCCCTGATAAGGATGTATTCACCATTACTGGTGAAGGTTCCATTCAGATGTGTATTCAAGAATTGTCTACTTGCAAACAGTACGACACACCAGTAAAGATTGTTTCTTTAAACAACCGTTATCTCGGTATGGTTCGTCAATGGCAGGAGTTGACTTATAACAAGCGCTATTCCAGTTCATACATGGATTCACTGCCAGACTTTGTCAAGTTGGCCGAAGCTTTTGGTCACGTTGGTATGCGGATTGAGAAGAAGTGTGATGTTGAGGGCGCGCTCAAAGAGGCGATTCGTTTAAAAGATCGCACTGTATTTATGGACTTCCAGACAGACCCAGAAGAAAACGTTTGGCCAATGGTTCAAGCGGGCAAGGGAATTACCGAAATGCTTTTGGGTAGTGAGGAACTCTAA
- a CDS encoding 2-isopropylmalate synthase: protein MSDKVIIFDTTLRDGEQSPGASMTKDEKVRIARQLERLKVDVIEAGFAASSEGDFQAISAVAAAVKDSIVCSLARANDKDITRAADALKAANAKRIHAFLATSPLHMAVKLRMSPEEVLEQAKRSIRFARNLAEDIEFSAEDGYRSEMDFLCRVVEAVINEGATTINIPDTVGYATPELYGEFIKTLRTRVPNSDKAVWSVHCHNDLGMAVANSLAGVKIGGARQIECTINGLGERAGNTALEEIVMALRTRKDYFDMVCGIDATQIVPASKLVSQITGFVVQPNKAVVGANAFAHTSGIHQDGILKNRDTYEIMRAEDVGWSANKIVLGKLSGRNAFKQRLQELGIAIEAEADLNEAFVRFKALADQKSEIFDEDIIAIMSDSAAAEEGEFYKFISLSQHSETGERPKSKVTFRVGDKEASSEAEGNGPVDASLNAIEEIVKSGAEQLLYSVNAITSGTQSQGEVTVRLAKGGRIVNGVGTDPDIIAASAKAYLSALNKLHDPSQAKLNAQMTP, encoded by the coding sequence ATGAGTGACAAAGTAATCATTTTTGATACCACCTTACGCGATGGCGAACAATCGCCTGGCGCTTCCATGACTAAGGATGAGAAGGTTCGGATTGCTCGCCAATTAGAGCGTCTTAAGGTGGACGTGATTGAGGCTGGTTTTGCTGCAAGCTCTGAAGGTGACTTCCAGGCTATCTCTGCTGTGGCAGCTGCGGTAAAAGATTCCATTGTTTGCTCACTCGCACGCGCCAACGATAAAGATATTACTCGTGCTGCAGATGCCTTAAAGGCTGCGAACGCTAAACGCATTCATGCATTCTTAGCAACCAGCCCATTGCATATGGCTGTCAAATTGCGCATGTCTCCAGAAGAAGTATTGGAGCAAGCAAAACGTTCGATTCGTTTTGCCAGAAACTTGGCTGAAGATATCGAGTTCTCGGCGGAAGATGGTTATCGCTCTGAAATGGATTTCTTGTGCAGAGTGGTTGAGGCAGTGATTAATGAGGGTGCAACCACCATTAATATCCCTGACACTGTAGGTTATGCCACGCCAGAACTCTATGGTGAGTTCATCAAGACCTTGCGTACTCGTGTTCCGAACTCAGATAAAGCAGTGTGGTCTGTGCATTGTCACAATGATTTGGGCATGGCGGTTGCTAATTCATTGGCTGGGGTCAAGATTGGTGGCGCTCGTCAAATTGAGTGCACCATCAATGGCTTGGGTGAGCGCGCTGGTAATACGGCCTTAGAAGAAATCGTCATGGCCTTGCGCACCCGCAAAGACTACTTCGACATGGTATGCGGCATCGATGCGACTCAAATTGTTCCAGCATCTAAGTTGGTCTCACAAATTACTGGTTTTGTTGTTCAGCCAAATAAAGCAGTCGTTGGTGCTAATGCCTTTGCGCATACTTCCGGTATTCACCAAGATGGTATTTTGAAGAATCGCGATACCTATGAAATCATGCGCGCAGAAGATGTGGGCTGGTCTGCCAATAAGATTGTGTTGGGTAAGTTATCGGGTCGCAATGCATTTAAGCAGCGCTTGCAAGAGTTGGGTATTGCGATTGAAGCCGAAGCGGATTTGAACGAAGCATTTGTTCGCTTCAAGGCATTGGCCGATCAAAAATCTGAAATCTTTGATGAAGACATTATTGCCATCATGTCAGACTCTGCTGCGGCGGAAGAGGGTGAGTTTTATAAATTCATTTCCTTGAGTCAGCATTCTGAAACAGGTGAGCGTCCAAAGTCTAAGGTTACCTTCCGAGTGGGCGATAAAGAAGCGAGCTCTGAGGCTGAAGGCAACGGTCCAGTTGATGCCAGCTTGAATGCGATTGAAGAAATTGTGAAGAGTGGGGCGGAGCAATTGCTTTACTCGGTCAATGCAATCACTTCGGGTACGCAATCTCAGGGTGAGGTGACTGTGCGTTTGGCTAAGGGCGGCCGCATCGTCAATGGCGTTGGAACTGATCCGGACATTATTGCTGCGTCAGCGAAAGCGTATTTATCTGCACTGAATAAATTGCATGATCCTAGTCAGGCTAAGCTCAATGCGCAGATGACTCCTTAA
- the rpsO gene encoding 30S ribosomal protein S15, with protein MAVADIKTAEIVKENARSANDTGSPEVQVSLLTARINELTPHFKANAKDHHSRRGLLKMVSRRRRLLDYLKGKDLGRYRALIEKLGLRK; from the coding sequence ATGGCAGTTGCTGATATTAAAACGGCGGAAATCGTCAAAGAAAACGCGCGCAGCGCAAACGATACAGGTAGCCCTGAAGTTCAAGTTTCATTGCTAACAGCCCGTATCAATGAATTAACCCCCCATTTCAAAGCTAACGCTAAGGATCATCACAGCCGTCGTGGTTTGTTGAAGATGGTTTCACGCCGCCGCCGCCTTTTGGATTACCTCAAGGGTAAGGATTTGGGTCGCTATCGCGCATTGATCGAGAAATTAGGTCTCCGTAAGTAA
- the ilvN gene encoding acetolactate synthase small subunit: MRHIISVLIENEPGALSRVVGLFSARGYNIETLSVAPTEDPSLSRMTIVTIGSEDVIEQITKHLNRLVEVVKVFDLTEGPHIERELMMIKVRAVGKEREELKRTTDIFRGRIIDVTDKSYTIELTGDGAKLDAFIDSIDRASILETVRSGGSGIGRGERILKV; this comes from the coding sequence ATGCGACATATTATTTCTGTATTGATAGAGAACGAACCAGGCGCATTGTCTCGGGTGGTGGGCTTATTCTCCGCACGCGGTTACAACATTGAAACCTTAAGTGTTGCACCTACTGAAGATCCATCGCTTTCTCGTATGACGATTGTCACAATTGGCTCTGAGGATGTAATTGAGCAAATCACTAAGCACTTAAATCGCTTGGTTGAAGTGGTTAAAGTTTTTGATTTGACTGAAGGCCCTCATATTGAGCGTGAACTCATGATGATTAAGGTGCGCGCGGTTGGTAAAGAGCGTGAAGAGTTGAAACGTACAACGGATATCTTCCGTGGTCGCATCATCGATGTGACTGATAAGAGTTACACCATTGAATTAACTGGTGATGGTGCCAAATTAGACGCCTTTATTGATTCGATTGATCGTGCATCGATTCTGGAAACTGTCCGTTCGGGTGGTTCTGGCATTGGGCGCGGCGAACGCATCCTCAAGGTTTAA
- a CDS encoding RNA polymerase sigma factor, whose translation MASPQELSDFLSSVEQRAFKQAVYAVRDDDAALDIVQDAMIKLAEKYGDRPASELPLVFTRILQNRIHDWFRRQKVRNTWVTLFSNMGKKSDENDDFDPLESLSAPDDSEIHQDGAFKLERTQLLESLESEISKLPARQREAFLMRYWDELSITETALAMSCSEGSVKTHCSRATQALAKALKLKGIML comes from the coding sequence ATGGCTTCACCCCAAGAACTTTCTGACTTTCTGAGCAGTGTCGAGCAGCGCGCTTTCAAGCAGGCGGTCTATGCTGTGCGAGATGATGATGCTGCCTTAGACATTGTTCAAGACGCCATGATTAAGTTGGCAGAAAAGTATGGTGACCGCCCCGCATCTGAACTACCCCTGGTATTCACTAGAATTCTGCAAAACCGCATTCATGACTGGTTTAGGCGTCAAAAGGTCCGCAATACTTGGGTCACCCTCTTCTCCAATATGGGTAAGAAATCGGATGAAAACGATGATTTTGACCCCCTAGAGTCGCTTTCGGCCCCAGATGACAGTGAAATTCACCAAGATGGGGCATTTAAGCTCGAGCGTACCCAGCTTTTAGAATCCCTCGAGTCAGAAATATCAAAATTGCCCGCCCGTCAACGAGAAGCCTTCCTGATGCGTTATTGGGATGAGCTGAGTATTACTGAAACTGCCCTCGCCATGAGTTGTAGCGAGGGAAGCGTCAAAACCCACTGCTCAAGAGCCACCCAGGCTCTAGCTAAAGCATTGAAATTAAAAGGAATTATGCTGTGA
- the ilvC gene encoding ketol-acid reductoisomerase — MKVFYDKDADLSLIKGKKVTIIGYGSQGHAHALNLKDSGCNVTVGLRKDGASWSKAANAGLTVKEVGEAVKDADVVMMLLPDEQIAEVYNKEVHPNIKQGAALAFAHGFNVHYGQVQPRADLDVIMIAPKAPGHTVRGTYAQGGGVPHLIAVYQDKSGSARDVALSYATANGGGRAGIIETNFREETETDLFGEQAVLCGGAVELIKAGFETLVEAGYAPEMAYFECLHELKLIVDLIYEGGIANMNYSISNNAEYGEYVTGPRVVTEDTKNAMRQCLKDIQTGEYAKSFILENKAGAPTLISRRRLNAEHDIEVVGAKLRAMMPWIAKNKLVDQTKN, encoded by the coding sequence ATGAAAGTTTTTTACGATAAAGACGCTGATTTGTCCCTCATTAAAGGCAAAAAAGTAACCATCATTGGTTATGGTTCACAAGGTCACGCACACGCATTGAATCTCAAAGATTCAGGCTGTAACGTGACTGTGGGTTTGCGTAAAGATGGTGCTTCCTGGAGCAAAGCTGCAAATGCTGGTTTGACAGTAAAAGAAGTTGGCGAAGCAGTGAAAGATGCTGACGTAGTCATGATGCTCTTGCCTGATGAGCAAATCGCTGAGGTATACAACAAAGAAGTGCATCCTAATATTAAGCAGGGCGCTGCATTAGCATTTGCTCACGGCTTTAACGTTCACTACGGTCAAGTTCAGCCACGCGCTGACTTGGACGTAATCATGATCGCTCCTAAGGCGCCTGGCCACACTGTTCGTGGTACTTACGCTCAAGGTGGCGGTGTTCCACATTTGATCGCTGTGTATCAAGATAAATCTGGTTCTGCTCGTGATGTTGCGTTGTCATATGCAACAGCAAACGGCGGCGGTCGTGCCGGCATCATTGAAACTAACTTCCGTGAAGAAACTGAAACTGACTTGTTCGGTGAGCAGGCTGTTCTTTGTGGTGGCGCAGTTGAATTGATCAAAGCTGGTTTCGAAACTTTGGTTGAGGCTGGTTATGCTCCTGAAATGGCTTACTTCGAGTGCTTGCATGAGCTCAAGTTGATTGTTGATTTGATCTACGAAGGTGGTATCGCCAACATGAACTACTCCATTTCAAACAACGCTGAGTACGGTGAGTATGTGACTGGTCCACGTGTTGTAACTGAAGATACTAAGAATGCAATGCGTCAGTGCTTGAAAGACATTCAGACTGGTGAATACGCTAAGAGCTTCATCTTGGAAAACAAAGCAGGTGCACCTACTTTGATTTCACGTCGTCGTTTGAATGCGGAGCATGACATCGAGGTAGTTGGTGCTAAGTTGCGCGCCATGATGCCTTGGATTGCGAAGAACAAATTAGTCGATCAAACTAAGAACTAA
- the pssA gene encoding CDP-diacylglycerol--serine O-phosphatidyltransferase, protein MSTFRRRGRIDRSRLAPKRAEHSQAEWAEELGDGIDFEVEELHADKPRQRSKGIYLLPNAFTTAALFCGFFAIVNAMNHQFEMAAIAIFASLVLDGMDGRVARMTNTQSAFGEQYDSLADMVSFGVAPALVAYEWALKDLGKWGWLAAFTYCAGAALRLARFNVNTGVVDKKFFQGLPSPAAGSLMAGFIWLADDNKIPVRDSAIPWITFFLAVYAGLTMVSNARFYSGKALDVRYRVPFGVMVLMILTFVLISSNPPLTLFGLFVVYSISGYVIWAWERLSGRRFS, encoded by the coding sequence TTGAGTACATTTCGTCGTCGTGGCCGCATAGACCGTAGTCGCCTTGCTCCCAAACGTGCCGAGCATTCACAGGCCGAATGGGCTGAAGAGCTGGGCGATGGAATTGATTTCGAGGTGGAAGAGTTGCATGCGGATAAGCCGCGTCAACGTAGCAAAGGCATTTACCTTCTCCCTAACGCATTTACTACTGCAGCTTTGTTCTGTGGCTTCTTTGCCATAGTCAATGCAATGAACCACCAGTTTGAGATGGCTGCGATTGCCATTTTCGCCTCTTTAGTTTTGGATGGTATGGATGGTCGCGTAGCCCGCATGACCAATACCCAGAGCGCCTTCGGGGAGCAATATGATTCTCTAGCCGATATGGTGTCATTTGGCGTTGCTCCAGCTTTAGTGGCTTATGAGTGGGCCCTGAAAGATTTGGGCAAGTGGGGCTGGTTAGCAGCGTTTACCTATTGCGCGGGCGCAGCTTTGCGTCTAGCTCGTTTTAATGTCAACACTGGTGTAGTCGATAAGAAGTTTTTTCAGGGTCTGCCAAGTCCTGCGGCCGGTTCTTTGATGGCGGGTTTTATCTGGTTGGCTGATGACAATAAGATTCCAGTACGAGACAGTGCCATTCCTTGGATTACCTTCTTCTTGGCGGTTTATGCCGGCTTGACCATGGTGTCTAACGCCCGTTTTTATAGCGGCAAAGCTTTGGATGTTCGCTACCGTGTTCCGTTTGGCGTGATGGTTTTGATGATTCTGACCTTTGTCTTGATCTCCTCCAACCCGCCATTAACCTTATTTGGTCTTTTTGTGGTGTATTCGATTTCGGGTTATGTTATTTGGGCATGGGAGCGACTGAGTGGTCGCCGTTTTAGCTAA
- the pnp gene encoding polyribonucleotide nucleotidyltransferase → MTMFKKVVKTFQWGNHQVTMETGEIARQSGGAVIVNVDDTVVMGTVVASKSAKPGQSFFPLTVDYLEKTYAAGKIPGGFFRREGRPSEGETLISRLIDRPLRPLFPEGFLNEVQVVVHVLSINPDVPADIPALIAASAALAVSGIPFAGPVGAARVGYANGQYLLNPTRTEQATSEMDLIVAGTQAAVLMVESEANQLSEEIMLGAVVYGHDQMQTAINAINELVTEAGKPEWDWTAAPKDEPFIAKVTALAEAPLREAYQIRQKGARSDKLKEITKTVVAKLQEEGDVDAVAVNDILFEIEAKIVRSQILNGEPRIDGRDTRTVRPIEIRNGVLPRTHGSALFTRGETQALVVATLGTARDEQIIDALEGEYRDRFMFHYNMPPFATGETGRVGSPKRREIGHGRLAKRALIPVLPSAEDFAYSIRVVSEITESNGSSSMASVCGGCLAMMDAGVPVKAHVAGVAMGLILDGNRFAVLTDILGDEDHLGDMDFKVAGTANGITALQMDIKVQGITKEIMQVALAQAKEGRLHILSKMQEAMGSVRTELSAHAPRMVSFKIHPDKIREVIGKGGATIQALTKETGCSIDIKDDGTVTIASTSAEGMAEAKARIEGITAEAEVGKIYEGPVVKLLEFGALVNILPGKDGLLHISEISNERVKEVKDYLAEGQVVRVKLLAADERGRLRLSLKAAMADEGGTIAPLAGASANAEAAPASGESA, encoded by the coding sequence ATGACGATGTTTAAAAAAGTAGTAAAAACGTTTCAATGGGGCAACCATCAAGTAACAATGGAAACAGGCGAGATCGCTCGCCAATCTGGTGGTGCTGTCATTGTTAATGTGGATGACACAGTAGTAATGGGCACAGTAGTTGCCTCTAAATCAGCCAAGCCTGGCCAGTCATTTTTCCCATTGACTGTTGATTACCTCGAGAAAACTTACGCTGCAGGAAAAATTCCTGGCGGCTTCTTCCGTCGTGAAGGTCGTCCATCAGAAGGTGAGACATTGATCTCCCGTTTGATCGATCGCCCATTGCGTCCACTGTTTCCAGAAGGCTTCTTAAACGAAGTTCAGGTAGTGGTTCATGTGTTGTCTATCAACCCAGACGTTCCTGCTGATATTCCTGCATTGATCGCTGCATCTGCAGCTTTGGCTGTTTCAGGCATCCCATTTGCTGGCCCAGTTGGCGCAGCACGTGTTGGTTACGCTAACGGTCAATACCTCTTGAACCCAACTCGTACAGAGCAAGCTACTAGTGAGATGGATTTGATTGTTGCTGGTACTCAAGCTGCGGTATTGATGGTTGAATCAGAAGCTAATCAGTTGTCTGAAGAAATCATGTTGGGCGCCGTTGTATATGGTCATGACCAAATGCAAACTGCAATCAATGCAATTAACGAATTAGTGACTGAAGCTGGCAAGCCAGAGTGGGATTGGACTGCTGCTCCTAAAGATGAGCCATTCATCGCTAAGGTCACCGCATTGGCTGAAGCGCCATTGCGTGAGGCTTATCAGATTCGTCAAAAAGGTGCTCGTTCAGACAAGCTCAAAGAAATTACTAAAACAGTTGTAGCTAAGTTGCAAGAAGAAGGTGATGTTGACGCTGTTGCCGTTAACGATATCTTGTTTGAAATCGAAGCGAAGATTGTTCGTAGCCAAATTTTGAATGGCGAGCCACGTATTGATGGTCGTGATACACGCACTGTTCGTCCGATCGAAATTCGTAATGGCGTATTGCCACGCACACACGGTTCAGCATTGTTTACCCGTGGTGAAACACAAGCTCTCGTAGTTGCTACTTTGGGTACTGCACGTGATGAGCAGATCATCGATGCGCTCGAAGGTGAGTACCGTGATCGCTTCATGTTCCACTACAACATGCCTCCGTTTGCAACTGGTGAAACTGGTCGTGTAGGTAGCCCTAAGCGTCGTGAAATTGGTCATGGTCGTTTGGCTAAACGTGCATTGATTCCAGTATTGCCAAGCGCTGAAGATTTCGCGTACAGCATTCGTGTGGTTTCAGAAATTACTGAGTCCAATGGTTCTTCATCCATGGCTTCTGTTTGCGGTGGCTGTTTAGCAATGATGGACGCTGGTGTTCCAGTTAAGGCTCACGTTGCTGGTGTTGCAATGGGCTTAATTTTGGATGGCAACCGTTTTGCTGTATTGACAGATATCTTGGGTGACGAAGATCACTTAGGCGACATGGACTTTAAAGTAGCGGGTACTGCTAACGGTATTACTGCTTTGCAAATGGACATCAAGGTTCAAGGTATCACTAAAGAAATTATGCAAGTTGCACTGGCCCAAGCTAAAGAAGGCCGTTTGCACATTTTGAGCAAGATGCAAGAAGCGATGGGTTCAGTTCGCACTGAATTGTCTGCACATGCTCCACGTATGGTTTCTTTCAAGATTCATCCAGACAAGATTCGTGAAGTAATTGGTAAGGGCGGCGCAACAATTCAAGCCTTGACCAAAGAAACTGGTTGCAGCATCGACATTAAAGATGACGGTACAGTAACAATCGCATCTACTTCTGCTGAAGGCATGGCTGAAGCGAAAGCACGCATCGAAGGCATTACTGCTGAAGCTGAAGTAGGCAAGATCTACGAAGGCCCAGTAGTGAAGCTGCTCGAGTTTGGTGCTTTGGTAAATATTCTTCCAGGCAAAGATGGTCTCTTACACATCTCTGAAATTTCTAATGAGCGTGTAAAAGAAGTTAAAGACTATTTGGCAGAAGGCCAAGTGGTTCGCGTGAAGTTGTTAGCTGCTGATGAACGTGGTCGTTTGCGTTTATCTCTCAAGGCTGCAATGGCTGATGAGGGTGGCACGATTGCTCCTTTGGCTGGCGCGTCTGCAAATGCTGAAGCAGCTCCAGCATCTGGCGAATCAGCTTAA
- a CDS encoding YSC84-related protein, with protein sequence MKIHRLAPSIFTLVLGAFCLTNTAFAQFSNPFAPQQTVAQQQEGILKSSNDTLKALYQVQPKAKELIEKSAGYATFSNFGMKILIAGGGTGSGVVIQKDGVKPIYMNMAEVQAGLGFGIKSFQNIFVFQTKAALNDFVNSGWTFGGQVTAAAKYEKDGDAYQDAVVVAPGVLMYQLTDSGLAAEITGKGTKYYKNTDLDK encoded by the coding sequence ATGAAAATTCATCGTCTTGCTCCCTCTATATTTACCCTGGTTTTGGGCGCTTTTTGCCTCACCAACACTGCATTTGCCCAATTTTCCAATCCTTTCGCTCCTCAACAGACGGTTGCTCAGCAACAAGAGGGCATCCTTAAATCGAGTAATGACACCCTAAAGGCGCTCTACCAAGTACAGCCCAAGGCAAAAGAGCTTATTGAAAAGTCAGCTGGCTATGCCACCTTTAGCAACTTTGGCATGAAGATTTTGATCGCAGGCGGTGGTACGGGTAGCGGTGTTGTTATTCAAAAGGACGGAGTTAAGCCGATCTATATGAATATGGCTGAAGTACAAGCTGGTCTTGGCTTTGGAATTAAGTCATTCCAGAACATCTTTGTATTTCAGACGAAAGCAGCCTTAAATGACTTTGTGAATTCGGGGTGGACCTTTGGCGGCCAAGTGACCGCGGCAGCCAAATATGAAAAAGATGGTGATGCCTACCAAGATGCAGTAGTCGTTGCGCCAGGAGTACTGATGTACCAATTAACTGACTCAGGCCTTGCCGCTGAAATCACCGGCAAGGGCACCAAGTATTACAAGAACACAGATCTCGATAAATAA
- a CDS encoding DUF3619 family protein has translation MNRNQDILNPTEVDQFGLTAAALLREGSQSLPAGIKDRLYAARLKAISVKKPEKVRIQQHVLANITGNWSSGSRPFWDKVGWIAPLIVLVFGLIGIAQWQQDSRINDIAELDVALLTDDVPPDAYADSGFMGFLKNGPLADAEQDSLDSSKSPS, from the coding sequence GTGAACCGCAATCAAGACATCCTCAACCCTACAGAAGTTGACCAGTTTGGTCTGACTGCTGCCGCCCTGCTCCGCGAAGGGTCCCAATCCTTGCCAGCAGGTATCAAAGATCGTCTGTATGCAGCTCGCCTTAAGGCTATTTCTGTCAAAAAACCAGAAAAAGTGCGTATCCAGCAGCATGTTTTAGCCAATATCACCGGAAACTGGTCTTCAGGCTCGCGTCCATTTTGGGATAAGGTCGGCTGGATTGCCCCACTAATCGTGCTGGTTTTTGGTCTGATTGGCATTGCCCAATGGCAGCAAGACTCTCGGATCAACGATATTGCCGAATTGGATGTTGCCCTCTTAACTGACGATGTACCGCCAGATGCATATGCTGACAGTGGCTTTATGGGCTTCCTTAAAAATGGGCCTTTAGCTGATGCAGAGCAAGATAGTCTGGATTCATCTAAATCACCCTCCTAA